The following are encoded in a window of Deinococcus budaensis genomic DNA:
- a CDS encoding transporter substrate-binding domain-containing protein → MLKSRLLLLSTLALTAGSVAHADLADVRKRGELRVVMSGEYPPFSQPAPDGSLTGFDADVAREIAKRLGVRARLIKAEFPSIIAGLQAGQFDLAVASQSKTPERERAVDFLSRPYYYDGFQLFVPSNSSARSLAGLGGKPVAVAQGTVFEKFLRDAKYPNVATYSGEQEIFLALGAGRAAGMITTRTVGSVAAKNGQKLKAAGPVLQQDNPYITLGKNQPQLKSAVEKALASMRADGTLKRLSVKYLGADVTVPTK, encoded by the coding sequence ATGTTGAAATCCCGTTTGCTGCTGCTGTCCACCCTCGCCCTGACCGCCGGTTCGGTCGCGCACGCCGACCTTGCCGACGTTCGCAAGCGCGGCGAACTGCGCGTCGTGATGAGCGGCGAGTACCCGCCCTTCTCGCAGCCTGCCCCCGACGGCTCGCTGACCGGCTTCGACGCCGACGTGGCGCGCGAGATCGCCAAGCGTCTGGGCGTCCGGGCGCGGCTGATCAAGGCCGAGTTCCCCTCCATCATCGCCGGGCTTCAGGCCGGGCAGTTCGACCTCGCCGTCGCCTCGCAGAGCAAGACCCCCGAGCGCGAGCGCGCGGTGGACTTCCTGAGCCGCCCTTACTACTACGACGGCTTCCAGCTGTTCGTGCCCTCGAACTCGTCGGCGCGCAGCCTCGCCGGGCTGGGCGGCAAGCCGGTCGCGGTCGCGCAGGGCACCGTCTTCGAGAAGTTCCTGCGTGACGCCAAGTATCCCAACGTCGCCACCTACAGCGGCGAGCAGGAGATCTTTCTCGCCCTGGGCGCGGGCCGCGCCGCCGGGATGATCACCACCCGCACGGTGGGCAGCGTCGCCGCCAAGAACGGGCAGAAGCTCAAGGCCGCCGGCCCGGTGTTGCAGCAGGACAATCCCTACATCACGCTGGGCAAGAACCAGCCGCAGCTCAAGTCGGCGGTGGAAAAGGCGCTGGCCTCCATGCGCGCCGACGGTACCCTCAAGCGCCTGAGCGTCAAGTACCTCGGCGCCGACGTGACGGTGCCCACCAAGTAA
- a CDS encoding amino acid ABC transporter permease, whose product MFSTLSTVFTPDALAALWRGAQLTLSLTVLASVFGLVLGLIAGLGRMSRLAPVRLLAGAYIETFRGTPLLVQLFFLFFALPQITGVSLPAFNTAVLGLSLFAGAYAAEIIRGSLNAVDRGQSEAARALGLKPAQVLRLVLIPQAARTAVPALGNQFIGLLKDSSLASVITVSELLLTTRGLVSITYQPVPLYLAVALIYFLLSNVAARLFALLERRLNRPYRASAV is encoded by the coding sequence ATGTTCTCGACGCTGTCCACCGTCTTTACTCCCGACGCCCTCGCGGCGCTGTGGCGCGGCGCGCAGCTCACCCTGTCGCTGACGGTCCTGGCCAGCGTGTTCGGGCTGGTGCTGGGCCTGATCGCCGGGCTAGGGCGGATGTCGCGGCTGGCGCCCGTGCGGTTGCTGGCAGGCGCCTACATCGAGACGTTCCGGGGAACGCCGCTGCTGGTGCAGCTGTTTTTCCTGTTTTTCGCGCTGCCGCAGATCACGGGGGTGTCGCTGCCCGCCTTCAATACGGCGGTGCTGGGCCTGAGCCTCTTTGCCGGGGCCTACGCCGCCGAGATCATCCGGGGCAGCCTGAACGCCGTGGACCGGGGCCAGAGCGAGGCCGCGCGGGCACTGGGATTGAAGCCCGCGCAGGTGCTGCGGCTGGTCCTGATTCCGCAGGCGGCCCGCACCGCCGTGCCCGCGCTGGGCAACCAGTTCATCGGGCTGCTGAAGGATTCCAGCCTCGCCAGCGTGATCACCGTGTCCGAGCTGCTGCTCACCACGCGCGGCCTGGTCTCGATCACCTACCAGCCGGTGCCGCTGTATCTGGCGGTCGCGCTGATCTATTTCCTGCTGTCGAACGTGGCCGCGCGGCTCTTCGCGCTGCTGGAGCGCCGCCTGAACCGGCCTTACCGGGCCAGCGCGGTCTGA
- a CDS encoding 4'-phosphopantetheinyl transferase superfamily protein has translation MIVAVGHDLIEIERVRGMLAREGDRALKLFAPAELAYCARLADPAPSFAARFAAKEAFQKVWPRPHGWRDVWVERERTPDGPFPFAPPVLGFCPEIAAELEARGWVVHLTLTHTKEHASAVVVLEAR, from the coding sequence GTGATCGTCGCCGTCGGCCATGACCTGATCGAGATCGAGCGCGTGCGCGGAATGCTCGCCCGCGAGGGCGACCGGGCGCTCAAACTGTTCGCCCCCGCCGAACTCGCCTACTGCGCCCGGCTGGCGGACCCCGCGCCCAGTTTCGCCGCCCGCTTCGCCGCCAAGGAGGCCTTTCAGAAAGTCTGGCCGCGTCCGCACGGGTGGCGCGACGTGTGGGTCGAGCGCGAGCGCACGCCGGACGGCCCCTTTCCCTTCGCGCCCCCGGTGCTGGGCTTTTGCCCTGAGATCGCGGCGGAGCTGGAAGCGCGCGGCTGGGTGGTCCACCTGACGCTGACGCACACGAAGGAACACGCCTCGGCGGTGGTGGTGCTGGAGGCGCGCTGA
- a CDS encoding NUDIX domain-containing protein — translation MITLVVWLVVRSASGRVLLGRRSGTTVADGLWNLPGGAVESGEALLDAVTREAREEVGLRVDPAALRSLGVSRYDVPGLGGPLRGVDFLFLAEAWEGEPTPLDKTSEVGWFDPEALPQGCLPWLPGVLAAHLTGGARLSEQLHGLDGVRVYPAG, via the coding sequence GTGATAACGCTTGTCGTGTGGCTGGTCGTGCGGAGCGCCTCCGGCCGGGTGCTGCTGGGGCGGCGTTCGGGCACCACGGTGGCGGACGGCCTCTGGAACCTGCCCGGCGGCGCGGTGGAATCCGGCGAGGCCCTGCTGGATGCCGTGACCCGTGAAGCGCGGGAGGAAGTCGGGCTGCGGGTGGACCCGGCGGCGCTGCGTTCGCTGGGCGTCTCGCGCTACGACGTGCCGGGCCTGGGCGGTCCCCTGCGGGGGGTGGATTTCCTCTTTCTGGCCGAGGCCTGGGAGGGCGAGCCGACGCCGCTCGACAAGACCTCCGAGGTGGGCTGGTTCGATCCCGAGGCCCTGCCGCAGGGCTGCCTGCCGTGGCTGCCCGGCGTGCTGGCCGCCCACCTCACAGGCGGCGCCCGCCTCTCTGAGCAGCTTCACGGCTTGGACGGGGTCCGGGTGTACCCGGCGGGATAG
- a CDS encoding thiamine ABC transporter substrate-binding protein — MRKTLMLGLLLAGAAQAQTTLTVVTHDSFDVDKKLVAQFERENGARVRFVRGGDAGELLNRLILTRRAPVADVVYGLDNAALPRARAAGILEAYRSPALARVPAASRLDGAGLLNTVDSGLVALNYDRAAWAKTGLPLPRTLDDLKKPQYARLTVVPSPATSSPGLAFLLATVNHYGEAGAWAWWREARANGLKVTRGWSDAYNKEFTRNGGKYPIVLSYASSPAAEVYYADAYDPKKLPAQAPTANLFLPGSTFLQLEGVGILKGTKQPALARRFVDFMLSARVQADIPTRMWVYPAVSGTPLDPVFRFAEKPEVAPVKASVTANPQRLIDAWVTQVLRAR; from the coding sequence ATGCGCAAGACACTGATGCTCGGCCTGCTGCTCGCGGGAGCCGCCCAGGCCCAGACCACCCTGACGGTGGTCACCCACGATTCCTTCGACGTGGATAAGAAGTTGGTCGCGCAGTTCGAGCGGGAAAACGGCGCCCGCGTACGCTTCGTAAGGGGCGGGGACGCGGGCGAACTGCTCAACCGCCTGATCCTGACCCGCCGCGCGCCCGTGGCCGACGTGGTGTACGGGCTGGACAACGCGGCGCTGCCCCGCGCGAGGGCCGCCGGGATTCTGGAGGCCTACCGCTCGCCCGCGCTGGCGCGGGTGCCCGCCGCCTCCCGCCTGGACGGCGCGGGTCTGCTGAACACGGTGGACTCCGGCCTCGTGGCGCTGAACTACGACCGCGCGGCCTGGGCCAAGACGGGCCTGCCGCTGCCCAGGACCCTCGACGACCTGAAAAAGCCCCAGTACGCCCGGCTGACGGTGGTCCCCTCCCCCGCGACGAGCAGCCCCGGGCTGGCTTTCCTGCTCGCCACCGTGAACCACTACGGCGAGGCGGGCGCCTGGGCGTGGTGGCGGGAAGCCCGTGCGAATGGCCTGAAAGTCACGCGCGGCTGGTCGGACGCCTACAACAAGGAGTTCACGCGCAACGGTGGGAAATACCCCATCGTCCTGAGCTACGCGAGCAGCCCCGCCGCCGAGGTCTACTACGCGGACGCCTACGACCCCAAAAAACTCCCCGCCCAGGCGCCGACCGCCAACCTCTTCCTGCCGGGCAGCACCTTCTTGCAACTCGAAGGCGTGGGCATCTTGAAGGGCACCAAGCAGCCCGCGCTCGCCCGCCGGTTCGTGGACTTCATGCTCTCGGCCAGGGTGCAGGCCGACATTCCCACCCGCATGTGGGTTTACCCCGCCGTAAGCGGCACCCCCCTCGACCCCGTCTTCCGCTTTGCCGAGAAGCCCGAGGTGGCTCCAGTCAAGGCCAGCGTGACGGCCAACCCACAGCGGCTGATCGACGCCTGGGTGACGCAGGTGCTGCGGGCGCGGTGA
- a CDS encoding HepT-like ribonuclease domain-containing protein gives MPAPPDPLFPDPWLPTVAGVLRAGEARWRAAGVTRVRVFGSVARGEADGSADIDLLVDLTAEAGLLDLMRVKEIFEDLLRRRVDVLTEGALRAPLRGEILADAVDVFALPDPLRRSHRSKRWRWRVFDLLGALDRVAAYTAGHTLTTFLADERTRDAVLRNLSRLGETTKFIPQSVQDRTPEVPWALLRDIRNLVAHDYFGIDPRLVWHTARVDLPAQRPSLQALADGREEP, from the coding sequence ATGCCCGCGCCTCCTGACCCACTGTTTCCCGATCCCTGGCTGCCCACCGTGGCGGGCGTGCTGCGCGCGGGCGAGGCGCGCTGGCGGGCCGCCGGGGTCACGCGCGTGCGGGTCTTCGGCTCGGTGGCGCGCGGCGAGGCCGACGGGTCTGCCGACATCGACCTGCTGGTGGACCTGACCGCCGAGGCGGGCCTGCTGGACCTGATGCGCGTCAAGGAAATCTTCGAGGACCTGCTGCGCCGCCGGGTGGACGTGCTCACCGAGGGCGCGCTCAGGGCACCCCTGCGCGGCGAGATTCTGGCCGACGCGGTGGACGTGTTCGCCCTGCCCGACCCGCTCCGGCGCTCGCACCGCTCCAAACGCTGGCGCTGGCGGGTGTTCGACCTGCTTGGCGCCCTCGACCGGGTGGCGGCCTACACGGCGGGGCACACCCTGACCACCTTCCTGGCCGACGAACGCACCCGCGACGCCGTGCTGCGTAACCTCTCGCGGCTGGGCGAGACGACCAAGTTCATTCCCCAGAGCGTGCAAGACCGCACGCCCGAGGTGCCCTGGGCGCTGCTGCGCGACATTCGCAACCTCGTCGCGCACGACTACTTCGGCATCGATCCCCGGCTGGTGTGGCACACGGCCCGGGTGGACCTGCCCGCGCAGCGGCCCAGCCTT
- a CDS encoding thiamine diphosphokinase, giving the protein MIAWILVGGRLVPTPALAALPRPDLVVAADGGARHAAALGVRVDAWVGDFDSSDGLSLEAPREVHPAAKDETDAELAVRLARERGATRLVFLGAFGGRFDHAAALALGGLRLARGGLGVTLHSGDESGHPLLPGVPVRLDLPPGTTLSVLAVSDLRGLSLTGVRWPLQQADVPQGSGWTVSNEARGGAVRARLEGGAALLTVLHPFTSG; this is encoded by the coding sequence GTGATCGCCTGGATTCTGGTCGGCGGGCGGCTGGTGCCCACGCCCGCGCTCGCGGCCCTGCCCCGCCCCGACCTCGTGGTGGCGGCCGACGGCGGCGCCCGGCACGCGGCGGCGCTGGGGGTGCGCGTAGACGCCTGGGTGGGCGACTTCGATTCCTCGGACGGGCTGAGTCTGGAGGCCCCGCGCGAGGTCCACCCCGCCGCCAAGGACGAGACGGACGCCGAACTCGCCGTGCGGCTGGCGCGCGAACGGGGCGCGACCCGGCTGGTCTTCCTGGGCGCTTTCGGAGGCCGCTTCGACCACGCGGCGGCGCTGGCGCTGGGCGGGCTGCGGCTGGCGCGCGGGGGCCTGGGCGTCACCCTGCACAGCGGTGACGAGAGCGGGCACCCGTTGCTCCCTGGAGTGCCCGTGCGGCTCGACCTGCCGCCTGGCACCACCCTCAGCGTGCTCGCGGTCAGCGACCTGCGCGGCCTGAGCCTCACGGGGGTCCGCTGGCCGCTTCAGCAGGCCGACGTGCCGCAGGGCAGCGGCTGGACCGTCAGCAACGAGGCACGGGGCGGCGCAGTGCGGGCGAGGCTGGAAGGCGGCGCCGCGCTGCTGACGGTGCTGCACCCGTTCACCTCGGGTTGA
- a CDS encoding ABC transporter ATP-binding protein produces the protein MIPPALALHHFSKRFGPTVAAEDVTLTVAPGETVALLGPSGCGKSTVLRGVAGLERVGAGRVEVAGRDVTALAPEERQVGLVFQDYALFPHLNVLGNVAYGPRMRGAGRAEAERRAREALALVGLEALGARRPAELSGGQAQRVALARAVATGSPLLLLDEPLSNLDEQLRARLRADLRGLFARVGAGVLLVTHDQREALALASRVAVMRAGRLVQVGAAAEVFARPATAWVAAFLGHANVLPGPGGTAHLIPEDAVRLGEGDPHPVTARQTTDTGTEVAVAHPLGPLTLHLSARETGQLQGGTLRLTLDPARVLTLPDDRVGT, from the coding sequence TTGATTCCCCCCGCCCTCGCCCTGCATCACTTCTCCAAGCGCTTCGGCCCCACCGTCGCCGCCGAGGACGTGACCCTGACGGTCGCCCCGGGCGAGACGGTCGCCCTGCTCGGCCCCAGCGGCTGCGGCAAAAGCACCGTGCTGCGCGGCGTGGCGGGCCTGGAGCGCGTAGGCGCGGGCCGGGTGGAGGTCGCCGGGCGGGACGTGACCGCCCTCGCGCCGGAAGAGCGGCAGGTCGGCCTGGTCTTTCAGGATTACGCGCTGTTTCCGCACCTGAACGTGCTCGGCAACGTCGCCTACGGTCCCCGGATGCGCGGCGCGGGCCGGGCGGAGGCAGAGCGGCGGGCGCGCGAGGCTCTGGCGCTGGTCGGCTTGGAGGCCCTGGGGGCGCGGCGCCCGGCGGAACTCTCGGGCGGGCAGGCGCAGCGGGTGGCCCTGGCGCGGGCGGTGGCGACTGGCTCGCCGCTGCTGCTGCTCGACGAGCCGCTCAGCAACCTCGACGAGCAGTTGCGGGCGCGCTTGCGGGCGGACCTGCGGGGGCTGTTCGCGCGGGTGGGGGCGGGCGTCTTGCTCGTCACCCACGACCAGCGCGAGGCCCTGGCGCTCGCCTCGCGGGTGGCGGTGATGCGGGCGGGGCGGCTGGTGCAGGTGGGGGCGGCGGCAGAAGTCTTCGCGCGGCCCGCGACGGCGTGGGTGGCGGCCTTTCTGGGTCACGCCAATGTGCTCCCCGGCCCCGGCGGCACCGCCCACCTGATTCCCGAGGACGCCGTGCGGCTGGGCGAGGGCGACCCCCATCCCGTCACCGCCCGCCAGACGACCGACACCGGGACGGAGGTCGCGGTCGCCCATCCCCTCGGGCCGCTGACGCTGCACCTCAGCGCGCGGGAAACGGGGCAGCTTCAGGGGGGCACGCTGCGGCTGACGCTGGATCCGGCGCGGGTCCTGACCCTGCCCGACGACCGGGTGGGGACGTGA
- a CDS encoding Cof-type HAD-IIB family hydrolase, whose product MSPPRHDLFSYPTAVIRLIATDLDGTLLRPDRTVSARTRAALDAARTAGIHVVPVTARQPRGVRRIAEAAGFDGYALCANGAYGVHLGTGEVLFEAHVSAAAQRALAWGLTQRVPGVLFLSVREGGEVYVAQEGYAALARYEDHKREPGELGGHDLDAVLAAPSLKFIVRHAAVTPRELLGELRALKLGGFAVTHSGSPFLEVLAEGVSKAWGLERLCTRLGIRREEVLAFGDAPNDAELLAWAGRGVAMGNAEPEALAAADEVTLTNEEDGVAVVIEQMLIEAEQFSQSSSA is encoded by the coding sequence ATGTCGCCTCCCAGGCACGACCTTTTCTCTTACCCTACAGCCGTGATCCGCCTGATCGCCACCGACCTCGACGGCACGCTGCTGCGCCCCGACCGGACCGTGAGCGCGCGCACGCGGGCGGCGCTGGACGCGGCCAGGACGGCCGGAATTCACGTCGTTCCGGTCACGGCCCGGCAACCGCGCGGGGTGAGGCGTATCGCGGAGGCGGCGGGATTTGACGGGTACGCCCTGTGCGCCAACGGCGCCTATGGCGTCCACCTGGGCACGGGCGAGGTGCTGTTCGAGGCGCACGTCAGCGCGGCGGCGCAGCGTGCCTTGGCGTGGGGGCTGACCCAGCGGGTCCCCGGCGTGCTGTTCTTGAGCGTCAGGGAGGGCGGCGAGGTCTACGTCGCGCAGGAGGGCTACGCAGCCCTGGCCCGTTATGAGGACCACAAGCGCGAACCGGGCGAGCTGGGAGGACACGATCTCGACGCCGTGCTGGCCGCCCCCAGCCTCAAATTCATCGTGCGGCACGCGGCCGTGACGCCACGCGAGCTGTTGGGCGAACTGCGGGCGCTGAAGCTTGGCGGCTTCGCGGTCACGCACTCCGGGTCGCCTTTTCTGGAAGTGCTGGCCGAGGGGGTCAGCAAGGCGTGGGGGCTGGAGCGGCTCTGCACTCGTCTGGGCATTAGGCGCGAGGAGGTCCTGGCTTTCGGAGACGCCCCCAACGACGCCGAGCTGCTTGCCTGGGCCGGGCGCGGCGTGGCGATGGGCAACGCGGAGCCGGAGGCGCTGGCGGCGGCAGACGAGGTGACCCTGACGAACGAGGAGGACGGCGTGGCCGTGGTGATCGAGCAGATGCTGATCGAGGCCGAGCAGTTTTCCCAATCGTCGTCCGCCTGA
- a CDS encoding ABC transporter permease, whose amino-acid sequence MTPPIRGWLLALPPLLFLLLLLALPLARTLAEGGVNLAVWQDPYFLGRLTWTLTQAGASALIALALGGPLAYLLSRYAVPGKGLLLRLLLLPFVTPTLVAVLGLSALLGPQGWVSRPLGLDLEETPALLILGNLFFNLPVMVRLGYGGFSRVPPQLTGAARTLGASGWRAAWTVALPLALPGLAAGFILVFLYSALSFGLPLALGGERYATLEVEIYTLTAYQLRLSEASALIAGQLLLTLAATWSYVRLPRGGVGVPTRGLPAARGGTALLLGALLAAVGLICFGPLCAVVARGLLGSGGPTLGYWSGILTDPDTPLLLGNTLRFGVLGLIGAVLLGGLHAVGAWLARSRTLDLLSLLPLMVSPVSLAVGYLLAYPVLSATLPLLIAAYTLLGFPLVTRSLLPALRALPSRLTEAARSLGASGWAAHRTVTWPLTLPALRGGAALALATVLGEFGATLVLTRPEWATLSVGLYERLGRPGERNLGEACALATVLLLLAALAFTLLDGGEGEVT is encoded by the coding sequence ATGACCCCTCCGATCAGAGGCTGGCTCCTCGCCCTCCCCCCCCTCCTTTTCCTGCTCCTCCTGCTCGCCCTCCCCCTCGCCCGTACCTTGGCCGAGGGCGGCGTCAACCTGGCCGTCTGGCAGGACCCCTACTTCCTGGGCCGCCTGACCTGGACCCTGACCCAGGCGGGCGCCTCCGCCCTGATCGCCCTGGCGCTGGGAGGCCCCCTCGCCTACCTGCTGTCGCGTTACGCCGTTCCCGGCAAGGGCCTGCTGCTGCGCCTGCTGCTGCTCCCCTTCGTGACGCCGACGCTGGTGGCCGTGCTGGGCCTCTCGGCACTGCTGGGACCGCAGGGGTGGGTCAGCCGCCCGCTGGGCCTCGACCTGGAGGAGACGCCCGCGCTGCTGATCCTGGGAAATCTCTTTTTCAACCTGCCGGTGATGGTTCGGCTGGGGTACGGCGGCTTCTCACGGGTGCCGCCGCAGCTCACGGGGGCGGCGCGGACGCTGGGGGCCTCAGGATGGCGGGCGGCCTGGACGGTCGCGCTGCCGCTGGCGCTGCCGGGCCTCGCCGCCGGGTTCATCCTGGTCTTCCTGTATTCGGCGCTGAGTTTCGGGCTGCCGCTGGCGCTGGGCGGCGAGCGCTACGCCACGCTGGAGGTCGAGATCTACACCCTGACCGCCTACCAGCTGCGGCTGAGCGAGGCCAGCGCCCTGATCGCCGGGCAGCTCCTTCTGACGCTGGCGGCCACCTGGTCCTACGTGCGGCTGCCGCGCGGCGGGGTGGGCGTGCCCACGCGGGGGCTTCCGGCGGCGCGGGGGGGAACGGCCCTGCTGCTGGGGGCGCTGCTGGCCGCCGTGGGGCTGATCTGCTTTGGCCCTCTCTGCGCCGTGGTGGCGCGCGGGCTGCTGGGGTCGGGCGGGCCGACGCTGGGCTACTGGAGCGGCATCCTGACCGACCCGGACACCCCGCTGCTGCTGGGCAACACCCTGCGCTTCGGGGTACTGGGGCTGATCGGCGCCGTGCTGCTGGGCGGGTTGCACGCGGTCGGCGCCTGGCTGGCGCGCTCGCGGACGCTCGACCTGCTCTCGCTGCTGCCGCTGATGGTCTCGCCGGTCAGCCTGGCCGTGGGCTACCTGCTGGCCTACCCGGTGCTGAGCGCCACGCTGCCGCTCCTGATCGCGGCGTACACGCTGCTGGGGTTTCCGCTGGTGACCCGCAGCCTGCTGCCCGCGCTGCGGGCGCTGCCGTCCCGGCTGACCGAGGCCGCGCGGAGCCTGGGCGCAAGTGGATGGGCCGCGCACCGCACCGTGACCTGGCCGCTCACCCTTCCGGCGCTGCGGGGCGGCGCCGCGCTGGCCCTCGCCACCGTACTGGGCGAGTTCGGGGCCACGCTGGTCCTGACCCGGCCCGAGTGGGCGACCCTCAGCGTGGGCCTGTACGAGCGCCTGGGTCGCCCCGGCGAGCGCAACCTGGGCGAGGCCTGCGCGCTGGCGACGGTGCTGCTGCTGCTCGCGGCGCTGGCCTTCACGCTGCTGGACGGCGGGGAGGGGGAAGTGACGTGA